A genomic region of Diachasmimorpha longicaudata isolate KC_UGA_2023 chromosome 17, iyDiaLong2, whole genome shotgun sequence contains the following coding sequences:
- the LOC135170579 gene encoding uncharacterized protein LOC135170579 isoform X2 codes for MKEEETVPESQCGITSAKRNSHRSSRLYLKLNVVIVLTTFCMQIHAYEDLHNLTMDGFGDGEEDISMRAPSRISVVYNSSTNSSRSSDGFDSRKTRRKRSVVHLYNMVVCATGCNPLAYKGYGCYCGFLGSGYPVDGIDRCCWMHDRCYDATGCPTFSEYFIPYYWKCYRGHLPICAILHGSWGGPGSCAQRLCECDRALSKCLRRYPCPSSKAVCTSSPFRLVQNIFMIL; via the exons ATGAAGGAGGAGGAAACCGTTCCGGAATCCCAATGTGGAATCACCAGTGCCAAACGCAACTCTCACCGATCATCAAGACTTTATCTGAAATTAAATGTGGTGATTGTGTTGACAACTTTCTGCATGCAGATACatg CTTATGAAGATCTCCATAATCTGACGATGGACGGGTTTGGAGACGGTGAAGAGGACATATCGATGCGAGCTCCTTCTAGAATATCTGTTGTGTACAATAGCTCAACGAATTCCTCGAG ATCATCTGACGGGTTTGACTCAAGGAAAACAAGACGTAAGCGAAGTGTTGTGCACTTATACAACATGGTCGTATGTGCAACCGGGTGCAATCCTCTAGCTTACAAAGGATACGGTTGTTATTGTGGCTTTTTAGGGTCTGGATATCCCGTCGACGGAATTGatcg ATGCTGCTGGATGCATGACCGATGCTATGATGCAACTGGTTGTCCGACCTTTTCCGAATATTTTATCCCATACTACTGGAAATGTTATCGCGGCCATCTACCAATCTGTG cTATCCTCCATGGAAGCTGGGGTGGTCCTGGCTCCTGCGCCCAGCGCCTGTGCGAGTGCGACCGAGCCTTATCAAAATGTTTGCGAAGGTATCCTTGTCCCTCTTCAAAAGCTGTCTGCACATCCTCTCCGTTCCGACTTGTCCAGAATATCTTCATGATTCTTTAG
- the LOC135170579 gene encoding uncharacterized protein LOC135170579 isoform X1, producing MKEEETVPESQCGITSAKRNSHRSSRLYLKLNVVIVLTTFCMQIHAYEDLHNLTMDGFGDGEEDISMRAPSRISVVYNSSTNSSRSSDGFDSRKTRRKRSVVHLYNMVVCATGCNPLAYKGYGCYCGFLGSGYPVDGIDRCCWMHDRCYDATGCPTFSEYFIPYYWKCYRGHLPICGQFCLTYLSYNKLSSMEAGVVLAPAPSACASATEPYQNVCEGILVPLQKLSAHPLRSDLSRISS from the exons ATGAAGGAGGAGGAAACCGTTCCGGAATCCCAATGTGGAATCACCAGTGCCAAACGCAACTCTCACCGATCATCAAGACTTTATCTGAAATTAAATGTGGTGATTGTGTTGACAACTTTCTGCATGCAGATACatg CTTATGAAGATCTCCATAATCTGACGATGGACGGGTTTGGAGACGGTGAAGAGGACATATCGATGCGAGCTCCTTCTAGAATATCTGTTGTGTACAATAGCTCAACGAATTCCTCGAG ATCATCTGACGGGTTTGACTCAAGGAAAACAAGACGTAAGCGAAGTGTTGTGCACTTATACAACATGGTCGTATGTGCAACCGGGTGCAATCCTCTAGCTTACAAAGGATACGGTTGTTATTGTGGCTTTTTAGGGTCTGGATATCCCGTCGACGGAATTGatcg ATGCTGCTGGATGCATGACCGATGCTATGATGCAACTGGTTGTCCGACCTTTTCCGAATATTTTATCCCATACTACTGGAAATGTTATCGCGGCCATCTACCAATCTGTGGTCAGTTTTGCCTAACTTACCTGTCTTACAATAAG cTATCCTCCATGGAAGCTGGGGTGGTCCTGGCTCCTGCGCCCAGCGCCTGTGCGAGTGCGACCGAGCCTTATCAAAATGTTTGCGAAGGTATCCTTGTCCCTCTTCAAAAGCTGTCTGCACATCCTCTCCGTTCCGACTTGTCCAGAATATCTTCATGA
- the LOC135170570 gene encoding odorant receptor 43a-like — MTMDLGKETPVPWNDDTKYALGLYRRYLTLLGIWPLERNRVLPTLRLMFFILIQMSLNITYITNLMTTGYCGRILDLVEIITILSLSNISVLKLLVPWRYSSKMHFVLNSMVEDWAKVYNRRSHDTMMKYAYKGRTVCVLQLFITAFLILRNILHKLPATVAITSGNVTALSRIVPYGPACWVSPTMSVHYYNAYYSLICIHWLSASLAYIGTDIYLFGLGMHMCGQFELLAGDLETISGDESVEEQHQKISKFIRRHNHLLNVAESIEEVFNIPVLVEVINNTVIISISGIILLWAYKLRSRAMAIPKLIRIYLFYVEIFMVSYVGQALSEQTEKLQEAVYNIPWYKIPTHHMKAIIIIMMRVKYPFQLTAGKIADMNYETYKNVIKSTFSYFSVFRLVLEQ, encoded by the exons ATGACGATGGATCTGGGGAAGGAGACGCCTGTTCCGTGGAACGATGACACTAAATATGCACTTGGACTGTACAGACGGTATCTTACTTTGCTGGGAATATGGCCGTTGGAACGGAACAGAGTGTTACCGACGTTGCGGCTGATGTTCTTCATCTTGATACAA ATGTCCCTCAACATCACCTACATCACCAACCTCATGACAACCGGTTACTGCGGCCGAATTCTCGATCTCGTCGAGATCATCACAATCCTCTCCTTGAGCAACATATCTGTCCTCAAGTTGTTGGTGCCCTGGAGGTACTCCAGCAAAATGCATTTCGTCCTCAATTCCATGGTCGAGGATTGGGCGAAGGTTTACAACCGCAGGTCCCACGATACGATGATGAAATACGCCTACAAAGGGAGGACCGTCTGTGTTCTCCAACTGTTCATCACAGCATTTTTGATTCTCCGAAATATTCTCCACAAATTACCTGCCACAGTGGCAATAACGTCCGGGAATGTGACCGCACTCTCGAGGATTGTGCCCTACGGTCCGGCGTGTTGGGTGTCACCTACGATGTCTGTGCACTACTACAACGCTTACTACTCATTAATCTGCATTCACTGGCTTTCGGCGTCTCTCGCATACATCGGCACTGACATATACCTTTTCGGCCTGGGAATGCACATGTGCGGACAGTTCGAGCTCCTGGCCGGCGACCTCGAGACTATCAGCGGTGACGAGAGTGTTGAAGAGCAGCACCAGAAAATTTCCAAGTTCATACGACGGCATAATCATCTGCTGAATGTTGCTGAGTCCATTGAAGAGGTTTTCAATATTCCAGTCCTGGTGGAAGTCATCAACAACACTGTCATCATCAGCATCTCCG GGATTATCTTACTGTGGGCCTACAAACTCCGGAGTCGTGCAATGGCGATACCGAAACTCATAAGAATTTATCTTTTCTACGTGGAGATATTTATGGTCAGCTACGTTGGGCAAGCGCTGTCAGAGCAGACTGAAAAGCTCCAGGAAGCTGTCTACAACATACCCTGGTATAAAATTCCAACGCACCACATGAaagcaataattattatcatgaTGCGGGTTAAATATCCGTTTCAATTGACAGCGGGAAAAATTGCTGACATGAACTACGAGACAtataaaaatgttataaaatcGACCTTCTCATATTTCTCGGTTTTCCGACTTGTGCTGGAACAATGA
- the LOC135170578 gene encoding odorant receptor 24a-like: protein MGHIIQSEMEDWSNVSDSRSHRIMTQYAFWGRLAYTVQITAALLITIQTTISQPPTFTTEIIGNNSSSPRNIMMGPSCWIPDTTPISLYLLHYFLIFLSFPTAAIIYPGSDAFMFSTALHLCGQFEILTQSLESVTDNDSYLNQKRCIKKYSKRHNELLMLGKELNELFSLIIFSELFCNGVLICLSGIALFARIKSGKVDNDDINYGLRIYIWYCELFMYSFVGEKLASHAENLHRTIYTCPWYNMSVDIAKDVKFIMMRNNFFCYLTAGGVFVMNHEAFKKISKIMFSCFSVLKLVLD from the exons atgggccacATCATCCAGTCGGAAATGGAAGATTGGTCAAATGTCTCTGACTCCCGGTCCCATCGAATTATGACCCAATACGCCTTTTGGGGGCGTTTAGCTTACACCGTTCAAATTACTGCAGCACTACTAATTACGATTCAAACAACAATATCTCAGCCCCCTACTTTCACTACTGAAATTATTGGGAATAATAGTTCATCACCGCGGAACATCATGATGGGACCGTCCTGCTGGATCCCTGATACCACACCCATCAGTCTGTACTTGTTACATTATTTCTTGATCTTTCTCAGCTTTCCCACCGCCGCTATAATATACCCAGGATCTGATGCATTCATGTTCAGCACTGCATTGCATCTTTGTGGTCAATTTGAAATCCTCACTCAAAGTCTTGAAAGCGTCACCGATAATGACAGCTATTTGAATCAAAAACGCTgtatcaaaaaatattcaaaacgtCATAATGAGTTACTAATGCTGGGGAAGGAGCTGAACGAACTATtcagtttaattattttctccgaGCTCTTCTGCAATGGCGTCCTCATTTGCCTCTCAG GAATTGCACTTTTCGCGAGAATTAAGAGTGGAAAAGTGGATAATGATGATATTAATTATGGATTAAGAATATATATTTGGTATTGTGAGCTGTTTATGTACAGTTTTGTCGGTGAAAAACTTGCGAGTCACGCTGAAAACCTACACAGGACAATATACACTTGTCCCTGGTATAATATGTCAGTGGATATAGCTAAGGATGTCAAGTTCATTATGATGCGGAATAATTTCTTCTGTTATTTAACAGCCGGTGGAGTTTTCGTTATGAATCATGAGGCTTTCAAGAAAATTAGTAAAATCATGTTTTCGTGCTTTTCCGTTCTCAAATTAGTATTGGATTGA
- the LOC135170571 gene encoding uncharacterized protein LOC135170571, with protein sequence MHQLHWNRDMQYALGFSKLWCITVGVWPWKRDEVSSILRSGFFFAIEFSAGISLLERLFVHGNCGLMSHFIETLTGLTIFMVTALKILLPWLERDRMCYIIQSAMEDWSDVCDAKSRRIMNQYASLGRLAYTIQFSAALVIVLEMTLSRLPNYITEIGDNSSLPARTLILGPSCWIPVTMSTSFYLLHYHVVLLGLWSAALIYTGCDAFMFSAALHICGQLEILSGNIERLNYEREYSSQKMRIKEFSKRHDKLLRLSNYLNEVVNLIIFSELLSNGFLICISGIAVLGDVKEGKVNGDDINFGIRICVWYMGLFMYTYVGEKLCVEAERFQNAIYNCSWYNMSSSTAKDIKFIMMRNYSFCYLTAGGIIVMNYAAFKEITKLMFSSFSVLKMVLE encoded by the exons ATGCATCAGTTGCACTGGAATCGAGACATGCAGTATGCCCTTGGCTTCTCAAAGCTCTGGTGCATAACTGTGGGTGTCTGGCCATGGAAACGCGATGAAGTCTCGTCTATCCTacgaagtggatttttttttgctattgAG TTCTCTGCAGGTATATCGCTATTGGAGCGGCTATTCGTCCATGGAAACTGTGGGTTAATGTCCCACTTCATAGAAACCTTGACTGGACTCACCATATTCATGGTGACAGCTCTGAAAATTCTCCTCCCCTGGCTGGAGCGAGATCGAATGTGCTACATCATCCAGTCAGCAATGGAAGATTGGTCGGATGTTTGCGATGCCAAGTCTCGTCGAATTATGAATCAATACGCCTCTCTGGGACGTTTAGCCTACACCATTCAATTTAGCGCAGCACTGGTGATCGTACTGGAGATGACACTGTCTCGATTGCCGAATTATATCACTGAAATCGGTGACAACAGTAGTTTACCAGCGCGAACACTCATATTGGGACCTTCATGCTGGATTCCTGTGACAATGTCCACCAGTTTCTACTTGTTACATTATCATGTAGTTCTGCTGGGTCTCTGGAGTGCTGCACTGATATACACAGGCTGCGATGCATTCATGTTCAGTGCTGCGCTGCATATTTGTGGCCAACTGGAAATACTCAGTGGAAATATAGAGAGACTCAATTATGAAAGGGAATATTCGAGTCAAAAAATGAGGATCAAGGAATTCTCCAAACGACACGATAAATTACTGAGGCTCAGCAATTATCTCAACGAGgttgttaatttaattattttctctgaGCTTCTCAGCAATGGCTTCCTTATTTGCATTTCAG GAATTGCTGTTCTTGGTGATGTTAAAGAGGGAAAGGTCAATGGCGATGATATTAATTTTGGAATAAGAATATGTGTTTGGTACATGGGGTTATTTATGTATACATATGTTGGTGAGAAACTGTGCGTTGAAGCTGAAAGATTCCAAAACGCAATTTACAATTGTTCGTGGTATAATATGTCATCGTCGACTGCTAAggatattaaatttattatgatGAGAAATTATTCTTTTTGTTATTTGACCGCTGGTGGAATTATCGTAATGAATTATGCGGCTTTCAAGGAAATTACTAAGCTCATGTTCTCGAGCTTTTCCGTTCTTAAAATGGTGTTGGAATAA
- the LOC135170577 gene encoding odorant receptor 22c-like, whose product MTSFVDGMTGVFGLTVAALKILCPWIQQERMRYVMQSVMEDWSNVCDKRSRKIMNQYAFWGRLTFSAQIIAVLVTVIGFSAARPPNFTTEAFRNNSSSTRNLLLGPSCWIPDTMSTSLYLLHYFLVCVAAYIATVTFPGFDALIFSAALHLCGQFEVLNQKLEDMSDGESHWEQKRRIEEYSKRHNKLLTLGNEVNNIVSLIMFSEFFCNGLLISLSGISILTSVKNGKVDSDDISFGIRICIWYGELFMYSYVGEKLASQADKSHSTIYNCPWYSMSVNIAKEIKIIMMRNNSFCYLTAGGIFVINFEAFKEITRIMFSCFSVLKVQLE is encoded by the exons ATGACTAGTTTTGTAGACGGCATGACAGGTGTCTTTGGATTAACTGTCGCAGCTTTGAAAATTCTTTGCCCCTGGATTCAACAAGAACGAATGCGCTATGTTATGCAGTCAGTAATGGAAGATTGGTCGAATGTTTGCGACAAGAGGTCCCGTAAAATTATGAACCAATACGCCTTTTGGGGGCGTTTAACCTTCAGCGCTCAAATAATTGCAGTACTAGTGACCGTGATAGGATTCAGTGCAGCTCGGCCTCCTAATTTCACTACTGAGGCATTTAGGAACAACAGTTCATCAACGCGGAACCTACTACTGGGTCCTTCATGCTGGATTCCCGATACCATGTCCACGAGTTTATACTTGttacattattttttggtCTGTGTCGCCGCGTACATCGCCACTGTAACATTTCCCGGATTCGATGCACTCATATTCAGTGCTGCATTGCATCTTTGCGGTCAATTTGAAGTGCTCAATCAGAAGCTTGAAGATATGTCTGATGGTGAGAGCCATTGGGAGCAAAAACGCAGGATCGAAGAATACTCGAAGCGTCATAATAAGTTATTAACGCTGGGTAACGAAGTCAACAACATTGTCAGTTTGATTATGTTCTCCGAGTTTTTCTGTAATGGCCTCCTTATTTCCCTTTCGG GAATTTCAATTCTAACTAGcgttaaaaatggaaaagtggATAGTGATGATATTAGCTTTGGAATAAGAATATGTATTTGGTATGGTGAGCTGTTCATGTACAGTTATGTTGGGGAAAAGCTTGCGAGTCAAGCTGACAAATCGCACAGCACAATATACAACTGTCCGTGGTATAGTATGTCAGTGAATATTGccaaagaaattaaaattattatgatgCGAAATAATTCTTTCTGTTATTTGACCGCCGGTGGAATTTTCGTAATAAATTTTGAGGCCTTCAAAGAAATTACTAGAATCATGTTTTCATGCTTTTCTGTTTTAAAAGTTCAATTGGAATGA